The following coding sequences lie in one Arabidopsis thaliana chromosome 3, partial sequence genomic window:
- a CDS encoding Cysteine/Histidine-rich C1 domain family protein (Cysteine/Histidine-rich C1 domain family protein; FUNCTIONS IN: zinc ion binding; INVOLVED IN: biological_process unknown; LOCATED IN: cellular_component unknown; CONTAINS InterPro DOMAIN/s: DC1 (InterPro:IPR004146), Zinc finger, PHD-type (InterPro:IPR001965), C1-like (InterPro:IPR011424); BEST Arabidopsis thaliana protein match is: Cysteine/Histidine-rich C1 domain family protein (TAIR:AT3G27480.1); Has 1623 Blast hits to 622 proteins in 30 species: Archae - 0; Bacteria - 0; Metazoa - 12; Fungi - 0; Plants - 1603; Viruses - 0; Other Eukaryotes - 8 (source: NCBI BLink).), protein MDTATFPVFKFRGHAHDLFIVNTPFHQCAACDRRTAVGYGVGYICNECDFSIHHICAFLFNIPEIFDHPSHDGHCLKLLTTGAPHHTDPNCHLCGKYTKSILYHCSDCKLNLDIDCISHHIFAASKDHLLVSWHHHPIQICYTDICEFCNGVNELGCHCLQCGFRIHLTCVPVFDSPEITHPSHVRLPLKLLTDGAPNYTDPRCHICGEDTQHLLYHCDICKFNLDLRCAAKSPPPIALSNLKVHEHTLTLMPRLISFVCDACGTEGDRSPYICVQCDFMIFHQKCAQLPRVIHVNHHDHRISYKYPLGPGEWRCGVCWEEIDWSYGAYPCSLCPNYAIHSLCATRKDVWDGKELDEVPEEVEDIEPFKRNDDNTITHFAHEHNLMSLGKDGEEGSYCGACARPISSYTFYKCSRSDCSFILHETCANLRKKKRHFLSPEQLVISQWKNYGNFPKWCDACLLVCSEGFVYGVMFDLVCSSIDVPFIHESHPHHLLYLKLQDGHFKTCQSCGIDHTKVVIGCLKCNYFLDFHCATLPLTVSLPRYDDHPLTLCYGEKASGKYWCDICERETNPETWFYTGLESGVTLHILCVLGDIRYAKPGGNICEGFELQLNSSSTRPICLNCKCRCPGTFFINFVGYGEDHDGYNVFFCSFYCLKHVIFRYSNDYHIMCPPWVKKLELKT, encoded by the coding sequence ATGGATACCGCAACCTTCCCGGTTTTTAAATTTCGCGGACATGCGCATGATCTATTCATCGTCAACACTCCTTTTCACCAGTGTGCTGCTTGCGATCGACGGACTGCTGTTGGCTACGGTGTTGGCTATATATGCAATGAATGCGACTTTTCTATTCACCACATTTGTGCATTTTTGTTCAACATACCGGAGATATTCGACCATCCTTCTCATGATGGACATTGTCTTAAACTTCTCACAACCGGAGCTCCTCATCACACCGACCCAAATTGTCATCTCTGCGGTAAATACACCAAGAGCATTCTTTATCATTGCTCTGACTGTAAACTCAATCTGGACATTGATTGCATAAGTCACCACATATTTGCAGCTTCCAAAGACCATCTGCTTGTGTCATGGCACCACCATCCTATACAAATATGTTATACAGATATTTGCGAATTTTGTAATGGGGTTAACGAACTTGGCTGTCACTGCCTTCAGTGCGGGTTTAGGATTCATCTCACATGTGTCCCCGTATTTGACTCACCGGAGATCACTCACCCTTCTCATGTCAGACTCCCTCTTAAGCTTCTCACCGATGGAGCTCCAAATTACACAGACCCAAGATGTCATATATGTGGAGAAGACACTCAGCACTTACTTTATCATTGTGATATTTGTAAATTCAACTTGGATCTGCGGTGTGCGGCAAAAAGCCCTCCACCAATTGCTCTTTCAAATCTAAAGGTCCATGAGCATACACTCACACTCATGCCAAGATTGATCTCCTTCGTTTGTGATGCTTGTGGGACGGAAGGTGACCGTTCTCCTTACATCTGTGTTCAATGTGATTTCATGATTTTCCATCAAAAGTGTGCTCAATTACCACGTGTCATTCATGTCAATCACCATGACCATCGCATTTCGTACAAGTATCCTCTTGGTCCTGGAGAATGGAGATGTGGAGTTTGTTGGGAAGAGATTGATTGGTCATATGGGGCTTATCCATGCTCTCTTTGTCCTAATTATGCTATTCATTCACTGTGTGCAACAAGGAAAGATGTATGGGATGGAAAAGAGCTTGATGAAGTAcctgaagaagttgaagatatTGAGCCATTTAAGAGGAATGATGACAACACGATCACTCATTTCGCTCATGAACATAACCTCATGAGCCTCGGAAAAGACGGTGAAGAAGGCAGTTATTGTGGAGCATGTGCTCGTCCCATCAGTTCTTACACATTCTACAAGTGTTCAAGATCAGATTGCAGTTTCATTCTCCATGAAACGTGTGCTAATTTACGCAAGAAGAAACGACATTTTCTGAGCCCAGAACAGCTAGTTATATCTCAATGGAAAAACTATGGTAACTTCCCTAAATGGTGTGACGCTTGTCTTCTAGTTTGCTCTGAAGGATTTGTGTATGGTGTGATGTTTGATTTAGTATGCAGTTCCATTGATGTACCTTTTATCCATGAAAGTCATCCTCATCATTTACTCTACCTTAAACTACAAGACGGCCACTTTAAGACTTGCCAGAGCTGTGGCATCGATCATACTAAAGTCGTCATAGGTTGCCTCAAGTgcaattattttttggattttcattGTGCCACACTACCGTTAACAGTCAGTCTTCCCAGATACGATGATCATCCGCTCACTCTCTGTTATGGTGAAAAGGCGAGCGGCAAATATTGGTGTGATATTTGTGAAAGAGAAACGAATCCAGAGACTTGGTTCTACACTGGTTTAGAAAGCGGGGTCACTTTGCATATTTTATGTGTACTTGGGGATATCAGGTACGCCAAACCAGGAGGAAATATCTGTGAGGGGTTTGAATTGCAACTTAACAGTAGTTCTACACGACCAATTTGTCTCAACTGTAAATGTCGTTGCCCAGGTaccttttttattaattttgttggcTACGGCGAGGATCATGATGGCTACAACGTGTTCTTCtgttctttttattgtttaaaacATGTCATATTTCGTTATAGCAACGACTATCATATCATGTGCCCTCCATGGGTTAAGAAGTTAGAACTCAAGACATGA
- a CDS encoding Cysteine/Histidine-rich C1 domain family protein codes for MDTATFPVFKFRGHAHDLFIVNTPFHQCAACDRRTAVGYGVGYICNECDFSIHHICAFLFNIPEIFDHPSHDGHCLKLLTTGAPHHTDPNCHLCASKDHLLVSWHHHPIQICYTDICEFCNGVNELGCHCLQCGFRIHLTCVPVFDSPEITHPSHVRLPLKLLTDGAPNYTDPRCHICGEDTQHLLYHCDICKFNLDLRCAAKSPPPIALSNLKVHEHTLTLMPRLISFVCDACGTEGDRSPYICVQCDFMIFHQKCAQLPRVIHVNHHDHRISYKYPLGPGEWRCGVCWEEIDWSYGAYPCSLCPNYAIHSLCATRKDVWDGKELDEVPEEVEDIEPFKRNDDNTITHFAHEHNLMSLGKDGEEGSYCGACARPISSYTFYKCSRSDCSFILHETCANLRKKKRHFLSPEQLVISQWKNYGNFPKWCDACLLVCSEGFVYGVMFDLVCSSIDVPFIHESHPHHLLYLKLQDGHFKTCQSCGIDHTKVVIGCLKCNYFLDFHCATLPLTVSLPRYDDHPLTLCYGEKASGKYWCDICERETNPETWFYTGLESGVTLHILCVLGDIRYAKPGGNICEGFELQLNSSSTRPICLNCKCRCPGTFFINFVGYGEDHDGYNVFFCSFYCLKHVIFRYSNDYHIMCPPWVKKLELKT; via the exons ATGGATACCGCAACCTTCCCGGTTTTTAAATTTCGCGGACATGCGCATGATCTATTCATCGTCAACACTCCTTTTCACCAGTGTGCTGCTTGCGATCGACGGACTGCTGTTGGCTACGGTGTTGGCTATATATGCAATGAATGCGACTTTTCTATTCACCACATTTGTGCATTTTTGTTCAACATACCGGAGATATTCGACCATCCTTCTCATGATGGACATTGTCTTAAACTTCTCACAACCGGAGCTCCTCATCACACCGACCCAAATTGTCATCTCTGCG CTTCCAAAGACCATCTGCTTGTGTCATGGCACCACCATCCTATACAAATATGTTATACAGATATTTGCGAATTTTGTAATGGGGTTAACGAACTTGGCTGTCACTGCCTTCAGTGCGGGTTTAGGATTCATCTCACATGTGTCCCCGTATTTGACTCACCGGAGATCACTCACCCTTCTCATGTCAGACTCCCTCTTAAGCTTCTCACCGATGGAGCTCCAAATTACACAGACCCAAGATGTCATATATGTGGAGAAGACACTCAGCACTTACTTTATCATTGTGATATTTGTAAATTCAACTTGGATCTGCGGTGTGCGGCAAAAAGCCCTCCACCAATTGCTCTTTCAAATCTAAAGGTCCATGAGCATACACTCACACTCATGCCAAGATTGATCTCCTTCGTTTGTGATGCTTGTGGGACGGAAGGTGACCGTTCTCCTTACATCTGTGTTCAATGTGATTTCATGATTTTCCATCAAAAGTGTGCTCAATTACCACGTGTCATTCATGTCAATCACCATGACCATCGCATTTCGTACAAGTATCCTCTTGGTCCTGGAGAATGGAGATGTGGAGTTTGTTGGGAAGAGATTGATTGGTCATATGGGGCTTATCCATGCTCTCTTTGTCCTAATTATGCTATTCATTCACTGTGTGCAACAAGGAAAGATGTATGGGATGGAAAAGAGCTTGATGAAGTAcctgaagaagttgaagatatTGAGCCATTTAAGAGGAATGATGACAACACGATCACTCATTTCGCTCATGAACATAACCTCATGAGCCTCGGAAAAGACGGTGAAGAAGGCAGTTATTGTGGAGCATGTGCTCGTCCCATCAGTTCTTACACATTCTACAAGTGTTCAAGATCAGATTGCAGTTTCATTCTCCATGAAACGTGTGCTAATTTACGCAAGAAGAAACGACATTTTCTGAGCCCAGAACAGCTAGTTATATCTCAATGGAAAAACTATGGTAACTTCCCTAAATGGTGTGACGCTTGTCTTCTAGTTTGCTCTGAAGGATTTGTGTATGGTGTGATGTTTGATTTAGTATGCAGTTCCATTGATGTACCTTTTATCCATGAAAGTCATCCTCATCATTTACTCTACCTTAAACTACAAGACGGCCACTTTAAGACTTGCCAGAGCTGTGGCATCGATCATACTAAAGTCGTCATAGGTTGCCTCAAGTgcaattattttttggattttcattGTGCCACACTACCGTTAACAGTCAGTCTTCCCAGATACGATGATCATCCGCTCACTCTCTGTTATGGTGAAAAGGCGAGCGGCAAATATTGGTGTGATATTTGTGAAAGAGAAACGAATCCAGAGACTTGGTTCTACACTGGTTTAGAAAGCGGGGTCACTTTGCATATTTTATGTGTACTTGGGGATATCAGGTACGCCAAACCAGGAGGAAATATCTGTGAGGGGTTTGAATTGCAACTTAACAGTAGTTCTACACGACCAATTTGTCTCAACTGTAAATGTCGTTGCCCAGGTaccttttttattaattttgttggcTACGGCGAGGATCATGATGGCTACAACGTGTTCTTCtgttctttttattgtttaaaacATGTCATATTTCGTTATAGCAACGACTATCATATCATGTGCCCTCCATGGGTTAAGAAGTTAGAACTCAAGACATGA